A genomic segment from Spinacia oleracea cultivar Varoflay chromosome 3, BTI_SOV_V1, whole genome shotgun sequence encodes:
- the LOC110791038 gene encoding amino acid transporter AVT3C gives MGFGKNDNEAGSSTNSIPIPREDTPLLGQSKQSSQFKTLANIFIAIVGSGVLGLPYTFMKSGWLFGVCTLFSIALLTYYCMMLLVYTRRKLESVNEYSKINSFGDLGFSVCGSIGRLSVDFMIILSQAGFCVSYMIFISNTFAHLFNSTSSQAHSYLGLTPKKWYIWGCLPFQLGLNSIPTLTHLAPLSIFADVVQLGAMGVVMGKDAVIIAQDKPAVQAFGGLNVFFYCVGVCTYSFEGIGMVLPLESETRNKKSYGLVLGLAMGMISFLYAVFGAMGYLAFGDETRDIITTNIGTGFFSTVVQLGLCINLFFSCPLMMNPVYEVLERRLSQGSYNLWYRWLMIFVIALVALFVPNFADFLSLVGSSVCIALGFVFPALFHFIVFKDEAGLGKLVLDGAIVVLGIILGVSGTWTSLREIFGTVA, from the coding sequence ATGGGGTTTGGGAAGAACGACAATGAAGCAGGATCAAGCACAAACTCAATCCCAATTCCAAGAGAAGACACCCCACTTTTAGGTCAATCAAAGCAATCCTCTCAATTCAAAACTTTGGCCAACATTTTCATTGCAATTGTAGGATCTGGTGTCCTGGGTTTACCTTACACTTTCATGAAATCAGGTTGGCTATTTGGTGTATGTACGCTCTTCTCAATTGCTCTTCTAACTTACTATTGCATGATGTTGTTGGTTTATACTAGAAGGAAGCTTGAATCTGTAAATGAGTACTCAAAAATCAACTCTTTTGGTGATCTGGGTTTCTCTGTTTGTGGCTCAATTGGGAGGCTTTCTGTTGATTTTATGATAATTTTATCGCAAGCTGGGTTTTGTGTTAGTTacatgatttttatttcaaatacTTTTGCTCATTTGTTCAACAGTACATCTTCACAGGCTCATAGTTATCTGGGTCTTACCCCCAAAAAATGGTACATTTGGGGATGTCTCCCATTTCAATTGGGGTTAAATTCAATCCCAACACTGACCCATTTAGCCCCTTTGAGTATTTTTGCTGATGTTGTGCAACTTGGGGCAATGGGTGTTGTTATGGGGAAAGATGCTGTTATTATTGCCCAAGATAAACCAGCTGTTCAGGCTTTTGGAGGGTTGAATGTTTTCTTCTATTGTGTTGGGGTTTGTACTTATTCCTTTGAAGGGATTGGAATGGTTTTACCCTTGGAAAGCGAGACGAGGAACAAGAAGAGTTATGGGTTGGTATTGGGTTTGGCAATGGGAATGATTTCCTTCTTGTATGCTGTGTTTGGTGCTATGGGTTACCTTGCCTTTGGGGACGAAACCAGGGATATTATCACCACTAACATTGGAACCGGGTTTTTCAGCACTGTGGTGCAATTAGGGCTGTGTATTAACCTTTTCTTCTCTTGCCCGTTGATGATGAACCCGGTTTATGAGGTGTTGGAGAGAAGGTTATCTCAAGGAAGCTATAACTTGTGGTACAGATGGTTGATGATTTTTGTGATTGCTTTGGTTGCCTTATTTGTGCCGAATTTTGCTGATTTCTTGTCACTTGTTGGAAGCAGTGTGTGCATTGCTTTAGGGTTTGTTTTCCCTGCTCTATTCCATTTCATTGTTTTCAAGGATGAAGCTGGTTTGGGAAAGCTGGTATTGGATGGAGCAATTGTTGTGTTAGGCATTATTCTTGGTGTCTCTGGTACTTGGACTTCTCTTAGAGAGATTTTCGGTACCGTAGCTTGA